In the genome of Myroides phaeus, one region contains:
- a CDS encoding ExbD/TolR family protein translates to MAKGKMKKKSMRVDMTAMCDVSFLLLTFFVLTSTAKLPEPLPVDTPNSTVQTKLPEVNLATITVGGENGAEKVFFGVLGKEDRIATLEKMGERYEIEFNDQEKQTFSYIEGVGTPIKDLKSFLNLPPDVRNKISASQPGIPTDSVNNQLKDWVQTARIVAKERNNKVLEVAIKADAEVHYPKVKTVMDILQEQRLNKFYLVTGLRNEDF, encoded by the coding sequence ATGGCTAAAGGTAAAATGAAAAAGAAAAGTATGAGAGTGGATATGACCGCGATGTGTGACGTGTCATTCTTACTTTTAACTTTCTTCGTATTGACTTCTACAGCAAAACTTCCAGAGCCATTACCTGTTGATACTCCAAATTCTACAGTACAAACTAAATTACCTGAGGTAAATTTAGCTACTATTACAGTAGGTGGTGAGAATGGAGCAGAAAAGGTTTTCTTTGGAGTTTTAGGTAAAGAAGATCGTATAGCTACCCTTGAGAAAATGGGTGAGCGTTATGAAATAGAATTTAATGATCAAGAAAAACAGACGTTTTCTTACATAGAGGGTGTTGGAACTCCAATTAAGGATTTGAAAAGTTTCTTGAATCTTCCGCCAGATGTTAGAAATAAAATTAGTGCATCGCAACCTGGAATCCCTACGGATTCAGTAAACAACCAATTAAAGGATTGGGTTCAAACTGCACGTATTGTTGCTAAAGAGAGAAATAACAAAGTACTTGAAGTAGCTATTAAAGCTGATGCTGAAGTACACTACCCTAAGGTAAAAACTGTTATGGATATTTTGCAAGAACAACGTTTGAACAAATTTTATTTGGTAACAGGTCTAAGAAATGAAGATTTTTAA
- a CDS encoding ExbD/TolR family protein has translation MAELNTGGGDGKGKKVRSKKQNAGVDLTAMVDLAFLLITFFMLTTSMNKPQSMNLAMPDKDKDELPDEDSKTKVDENRTMTILLGADNKLKWYMGMPHEPLEGPTESTYGQAGIRQVILEHNKKALAYSQDPEKGLIVIIRASESSTYRNLVDILDEMAITNTKAYAIVDITAQDLEFLGEK, from the coding sequence ATGGCTGAATTAAATACAGGTGGAGGCGACGGTAAAGGCAAAAAGGTAAGAAGTAAAAAGCAAAATGCAGGTGTTGACTTAACAGCAATGGTGGATTTAGCGTTCTTATTGATTACGTTCTTTATGTTGACAACATCAATGAATAAACCGCAGTCTATGAATCTTGCAATGCCTGACAAGGATAAAGATGAATTGCCAGATGAAGATAGTAAGACTAAAGTCGATGAGAATCGTACTATGACTATCTTGTTAGGTGCGGATAATAAGTTAAAGTGGTATATGGGGATGCCTCACGAGCCACTTGAGGGACCAACAGAATCTACTTATGGTCAAGCAGGAATAAGACAAGTTATTTTAGAGCACAATAAAAAAGCTTTAGCTTATTCTCAAGATCCAGAGAAAGGACTGATTGTTATTATTAGAGCGAGTGAGAGTTCTACTTACCGTAATCTTGTAGATATATTAGATGAAATGGCAATTACGAATACAAAAGCGTATGCTATCGTTGATATCACAGCACAAGATTTAGA